TACCAAAGGAAGATATCATTGGTCTCGTTGAGGGTCAGAATCCCAGACTGAGCAGCGCCATTCGCAAAGTCGTCGAGTGCCATGGTGGGGATGCGAATCAAGTACAGAGCCTTGCCCAGGACTTTGCGCTTGTTCTCTATGGTAGCCGTCAGCTCCTGTCGCTGACACTCCACTTCGGCCCAGTTCAGAGCCGCTTCGAAAACCACAATTTCTTTGGCATTCAGAGTCTCCCTTCGGAGAATGCTTTCAAGCGTCTGAAAATCAATGTCACAGAAGCCCTCAGACTTCAAAGCTAGCTCGGCTTGGGCATCAATCACTTCCCAACAGCGCTGGGTCAGGTCAGGTTCCTCAAACAGGCAGCTCTGGGACAGCAGCACGCAGGCGTTCTTTGCGCTTAGACTTGTTTCTAGAAAGTTAACGCAGGCACGGGCAAGATGAGGGACGATGTACTTCTTGGCAGCATAGAGAGTGGCCAGTACGGTGTCTGCAGCCAAATCAATTTCGTCACAATAGATGTATCTGAAAGGAAACACAAGCAtgtaatgctgctgctgaatgcaCAAGGATCATTTGTCAGCAACACCTGAAAGTTACAAACAAGGAATATTCAAACAGCTCCACATGAAAACTAACCACTGCTTTTGGGGAACGTTGATTAAATTCATAAGGAAAGCACAAGCTAAATTCACCACTCATGTAAGACCACGGGAGAGAACATGCTTAAATCTAAGGTGAATAAAATTTCACATTTGGGGCACATGCTATAAGACAACGTAGCATCTCCAAAGCTTGGCCCCCTCCATCTCTGTTTTCCTCCCATAGGTGCTTTGGCTAATGACAGACTATCCTCCTCAAGAGGtagctcctcaagcactgccTTACTTGGCTAAGGCAATAGTCTGGAACAGGTGCTACAAATAGTACTCGGACTGGATGTCCCAAGATGGTGAATTCATGATGATTCATTGaggtatatataaatacaagaGCGAGAACAAGTTTATTGGTAATAACCAGCTAGTCTCTCAGAAGAGAAATGCAATCAAAGCATATCAGGTGCTACCCATCTTCGTAATTACTAGCATTTTAACAAGGCaatgaaacagaggaaaagcaaaaggcacagaaaactAATTTTCAGGTTTATTAATGCTTACAACATCCTAGCTCCACTAACacagcattttgtttcagtctCGGTGcataaggagaaagaaaaaaaagctttttactgCCATGCTAGCGTCATGAAAGAGATGAAGGTGAAATTCTATTTATGTGACTAAACTGCTGGGATTCATTGCTTGGAGAAATGAAGCATTGTacagtttgttctttttaatatctcatGCTTCAGGGACCCATTTGCAGCTAGTGAATGCGATGTGTTAAAACCATGTCAAATGCAATTTTACTCTTCACAGGGATAAGCAATTCTTGATGGTTATGgttgataaaaacattttcctccaGTGAAGTTGGAGTTGTATGCAACCCTGTACTAATTAATGTGTTTTAGCTAGCAGGTTTCCCAACACAATGCGTTTTTGGCACTAGAGAACGTGCTTATCAAGGGGAACTAGTACCTACCTAGTAGGTTGTTTGTTGTTGCAGATAGCTTTACTTGGATGTTTTGCAGGTTTAGGGTGCTATCTTCCAAGCCACACCAAGACAatgtgctcagagcagcagactGACCAAGCAATATAATAAAATGTGAGACTACAGAGAACAGAATACTCATAgacccctccctcccccactttttttttaaacacatcttCATTACTTGGTTTCAACTGGGCTATTTGCAACAACAAAGGCTTAGGCCTTACGTCCTTTACTGTCCCAAAAAGCTTTCAGTTTGTTGGGTTTCATCATTCTCCTCTTTGCTCTCCAACTCTGTTCTCCCTTCTATTACTTCTCTTTGCCTGCTAGTACAGCAGGGAATGATGACatctgttttaaattgaaatagtACAGAAGTTGCTAGTTTAATATTCATGAAAGCGAGGAACTAATATCACTGATTTACAACAGACAGCGCAGATCAGCTGTCAGCAATATTCCACACTTTGCATTCTGCCAGTGCACCTCGATTCTGGTTGACATTTACTGATATTCCAGTCTCACCCTACTCTTAAACAGAGGATTCTGCTAGACCATAGGTTGTTGGTTTAGTAACACATTCATCCAAGGTTAAAGTGAGACCGCAGTTCTAATTTCAGTGGTCAATATTAAGGTAAGACATAATGCATTAAAGACACCAACTCGGTGTGTCAGCAGGATCATGAATTTTAACAACCTCTTAaccctatttttaaaacaatagaGAACAGCAAAATCAATTTTACTAGGAGAGTAATTACTATCTACCAGTCAATCTTTCCTGTGTTACATCTTGCAATACCTTGTCCGATGTTCACTGTAAGCACACACACTACTtagtaaaacacaaaaaaatatttaacaagtcactgtctaagaaaaaaataatatattttcttacaaagaTTATAACAAGTCCCTTCCTGACTATGGTAAGGAGCATATGAAGGAGAAGACTGCTTTGGGATGGacaaaaagtcttttatttctttagcatCAGTATCAGGACCTTTATACCATCCACTGCTCACAAAAATTGCAGGTGACACTCGTGGGAAGGATTTCCTGGGGGCGAGGAGTGAAGGGGGCCAAGGCTCCCCCCATGCTCCACCCAGTGCAGTACATGCTCAGGATCGTGCAAGGAGGGGAATGCTGCAAcatcccttccccatccctgcaccatcacagctgcaggcagccctggcGTTCACAGACACTGGAGCACTCTGCAGGCTCAGACACACTGCATCAGTTAGCACTGGGAAGGTTAGCTCAACATCCACAAAGACCACACAAAGTTTGTGTggtcttctgcttttttaagcaaaagcttACAGGGTGATGAATTTTGTGGTTCTGGCCATGCTCTCCAAGAGATTTTCTCACATTGCCATGGGCTAAATAATTTGCCAAGACTAGGTTATCAGTACTGATATTCTCTTTTCTAGGTTTGCTCCCTGAACGTGTATTTTCATGAcaatgataaattaaaaaagcattcagTTTTTAGATGGCCATTCACATTTAGTCACAGTGATACAGAattgctttcaaaaagaaagtaGAACAGGACTCTGAGTATCTTGCATTTGTGCCTTGTAAAATTCTGCACAAAAGTAAAGCCCAAGactgagctctgcagaaaacatcTGCGAAAACAGAAAGGCCCAAAGCAGGGATCTGCAACGCACCTACTGACATAATGCCCTAACTTTGTGCTATGTTCCAGGTCTATGCAAAATCTATGTGACTTCAGCGTCTCCTTGCAGTTATCGTGATTTGCACAGCACATTTCTGGCATTCAGAATAACCTATAAAAACCGGTATGCAACAAACTCTGTGTGTAACTTTGACTGCTCCTCTGCAGTGCCAcggaaacacagaagaaaaaaaaaaaaaagaaatcgtTTTGTAATCACATGCTAGCAAAACAATCTATGGAATATAATAAATGGTTCGCTAGTGATTATACCATTACATGCAATAAACCTCACAGCACGTTAAAAGGATTACCATCGGATACTAACGTATACTCTAAAGCTGTTACTAAAGCTGAAGGGAAAAATCCCTCAGAGGCATAGCAGCTCTGCAATTGggaatttctctttaaaaatcagaGTTTATAGATACATTCGAGGACAGCTCAGCAGGGAAACCGCTTCATTGTGTTCACTTGGAAACGATAGCATTTCTTATGCAGTTTGCAAGAATAAATCAAAGACCTAGATAAATGATGATCATGTAAACTGACTTctcacccccccacacacacagtTGGAGTAAAACCCACCCTATTCTTGTAAACAGCCTTTTTAGCACTTTCCAGATGCATCAAAATAACAGATGAGgggaaatttaattttcagtgcaatttcattttcagtaatttttggttatttttctaAGACAAGACAGACATGTAGCATGTTTAAAAAGAGCTGGAACTACGTCGATTTACAAACATAgcaattctgatttttgtttttctttttaacttttcactGTGCTTGCAAAGTATAACAGTGCTGttgtgttctgttgttttttttttttttttttttttctacagctgaCAATTCTTTTTAGTAACTCCATTCCTTTGTGTAATGTGTGGTGACAAATCAAATCAATAGGCATTACAGTATACAATGTGCCCAAAGATCCCCTGTCAAAGTCATTATTTATAACTGCCTACATTAGCCTAATATATGCGTGCCTGGAAGTAGAGGGGGAGACCAACACGAGGTAAAAGTTTGAAATACCTGAAACACaaaaagaggaatattttaagCAATTGCTTTCGTTCTGTTTACACGCAAGCCTAATACACTGGTAATGTCACGGTTAAAGCATGTGTAcatcataaacaaaaatataccCAGCAGATGAACGATGCTTACTTCAGCATTGCGAGAAAAGCAGCAGGCTCAACATCTGGTATACGGATTTCATCTTTGTCCTCTGCAAGCTCTCCGTAAAACATCGCGTGGAATACCGAGCTCCCAACAGCCAGGACATACTGTTGAGAAAGGGAAATCTTATTTCATGCTTTAAGCTGAAAGCACTGCCAACAAAAACAATGTGGGAGAGCCACTCTGAACATACCAGGCTTCACTGACAGGCAATAGACACACTTCAGTAAGAAATGGAGTcaaagttaaaaacagaattacacattttccccttcattttacTCTCACGGGCATATATGCATTAGCTACTGGAAAAAACTCATATCCACTACAGAAGTTAACTATTTCTAGACAGTGTCAAGAGTAATATTAATCAACAGCACGAGCAGTACTCCTAACTTTACAATGACTGCCTCAGAtaccacacagaaaaacaagggaCAGCATTCCACTGCACGAagccacagaaaacacagaactaTGCCCGCGTCAGAAGAGCCGAGTCTCCCTTGCTACGTCCTGGCATAACCGTGGGAGCTCTCCTGCTATCCCCCGCACACAAACTGATAATGCAGCTGTTGCTTACTTTGTGTCCTGGCAGCCGCTGGGTCCCACCTGGTGGCCCGACCACAAAATGAACATCTGCCATCAAGTCGTTGTTGAACATCACTGCATTTCTACGAACAGAGGCAGTGTGTTAATGTATGGTGCCTCGTAACTCCGCGCTTGCCCCGGactaaagaaatcaaatttctgAACATGTTAAAGTGATATGATAATAGAATGAGAAACAGGACAAACAGTTTGAAGCTACTTTACACATCAGTGCACATGTGTACtgggaaaaagcaaagctggggaggggggagcaataaaaaaacccacaaacttacaaaaacttttcaaaagGTAGCAATCAGTCAAGAGCATGTATCACTGAAAACTCCCCCTAAGGTCTATAAGCATATCTTTATGGGTATGCTGCAGCTTGcagcaacattttttatttacacaaaCAGCTGCACTGTCTGGAAGAGagctatcaaaatattttccattacccaaatacatttttcacacaccaaggaaaaaaaaaaaaaaaaaaaaaaaagagagactgaACAGTGTTTTACTCAGctaataaataactaaaagtACACATTTTGTGACTTCTCACCACTCTatccaaaacacaaaaatgaactGTCCTGAACTTACCTCTCTCTGATGGTTGGATAAAGTCCTTGCCAGTTTGGTGCAGGAatagtgttgttgttgttgagatTTTGCTGGTGGTACTGCTGGACAGCAGTTGTATTAGTGTTGGCTGGTTTCTTTCGGGGAAAAATATCAGCAGccatcttcttcttctttttggtCTTCAGGGTAATGATTTCATAGCAAACTGGAGGCAATTTGCTGctactactgctgctgctgctatttccTTTCTTAGAGCTCTTCTTGGACCTGTTCTTGACCGTCTCTGGAAGCATCAAGAAGAAGGTGAGACATTTcatgttctttcctttctcatctaCCATGAGTATACTTATCTGTACAGCTAGATAGCCTCGCTAGctaagaacattaaaaaatgcacaTGTAAGCTGTTAAACAGcgggcagcagagctgagactTTGTTTCTCCTCCAGCGAGGCAAGGTGACCTTTCCAGCATACCGAGCGAGAAAACTGCCTTTAAGTTTGATCCAGTACTTGAATCGTTAAGCACATCCCCATCATTCCAGCcagtttgctttcttcccaGCTCTCGCGGCCGTGAAAGCACCTGAAAGCGCTGcgccctgccagcagcctcgGGCAGCGGCTCCCCGAGGGATGCTCGGCGGCGTGCTGTGGCACCGCTCAGCGCGCCCAACTCGTGCGATGGAGGGATCCGAAGAGAGAGCCGGTGTTGCAGCCCTGCAGATGGAGTCAGCCGGCGCTCGGAGCCAATGGCTGAAGTCACCGGCAAGCGATTGGAGCCAGCCGCACAGTGACACCTATTGTACCGTGCGCGGTGCCAACGTTAAAGCGACAGCAGTGGCGCTCCCCAGTCGAGGCGCAGCGCTAAGCGAGGTGGCCAGGgagctcctgccctcctccacGCTGCCCCAGTTTTCACAGGGAAAGCGATAAAAAAGTTGAAATCGGGTAGAGAGCCGTCTCTGAGCCTCGGTGTTCCCGCATGCAACTGCTGTCGGCACGGCTCCCCATGCCCCCGGTGTTCCCACAACCCCTCCCGCAGCAGTTGTGCAGAAGGAGCTCGCTATAAATATCCGAGGCGAATTAAAGCAAATCAGCGAGCAGCGGAAAAGACGGCGATGCGGTTAAACAATCCCTTTCAGCGGAGTTTATACTCCAGTGTAACATGAATAGAGATGAGGTCACAGCTTCAGCTTTAACTCCTTATGTTTCTCGCTAATGTAACAGCCTTTGACAGGGGGCTCAAATCACTAAGCGGTGTTAATTAGGCCCGCTTACACCAGACGTGGCTGCACCacatcagaagaaaacttcTCGACGTGCAATCAGATTAAGGCAAATCAGAGTGAATATACTTAATCAATGTTTCAAAGCATAAAATCAAAGTCTGAACAATTTAGCGAGTCTCAGGCAGAAATTGTTCCTTGAGATGCAAACGCATCCTGATTTTATTAACAGctactttctgaaataaacaggatATAAGCTACGCCAACCAAATCATTTAAATAAGAAAGGAGACTAATTTTCAGTCATTAGCTTACTTAGGGCTTAAATATAGAACAGATTTCCTTAACAGTAGGTCAAGTGTATAAAAATGGGAAAGCACAGCCActtaaaaaaagcagagaagaaatactCGGTGTTGGGTGTCAACATTTCACACCTTAAAATATTGGCTGGGTTGATCATTCAAACATCACCtcaattattttcaagttttaaagaagaaatcctttttcctcttaatgCAAGCTTAGCCATATGTAGCTTTTACTAACTTTGCTGGACAAGAGtacaacatcaaaagaaaaagaaaagatcaaaagTTGTTGGAGAGTCAGTTGACCTTGCTGAAATCCCTGACAGTCTGCCACTGACTTACACTGAGACACAGAAGTTACTCACAGGCTGTTTATTGAAAACCCCACGGGGACTGCTTGAATCGCAGCTACGGCTCCGTAACATGTCATCTCAGAACGTCTTTAAACCCAAGGACTGTAAAAACCTCAGGTGCAGATATTGCACGGATTATCAGGTCTCCTGAAGAGATGCTCCACGTTAAGCACTAACTAAAACCACCGGCAGCGGCCATCCCAAGGCTTGGCTGCAGTGGTTTGATAGGATATCATTTCCAGACACGTCTTTCTCCTCTGCCTGAAGCTCACGGGGAAAGATGCTTGTCCATGCTCAGCTGCTGTATTTCACAGCCTGGCATCTCAATGCAAAACCACCTTTACTTGTAATGTAAAAGATGATGGTGGGTTATGGCTGCTGTGGCTGAAAAAACTGAGACATTCCTAAACAGATTAAGGAGGCAGGTGAAGcaatttccaaagaaatatttcctaacaagattttttctccctcttcttactctctctcatttttctttttggtctgtGACAAATTCATTTGGGTCAGAAACTAACAATCCTAGCTGTGTTGAATCGTGGAAGTAAAAGAAGGGGTAAAGGGAAAGAAACTAATCCCACAGATGGGATGTTTATAATTGCTCACAGCGGAGAATTTACAGTGGGAACACAGCAAGTCTTCTCCGCACAAAATGTGACCTTGCTGGGTTTGTGTAAGTTTTTTTGTTCCCCTGCTTAGGTAAACTTCCGTCCCTTCTAGTTACAGTAATAACCTATTTGCCactgcactgggaaaaaaaaaaaaaaagtaaaaaccttAGAGATACTGAATAGCCATGAATTGGGCAAAAAATCTGGTGAAATTTGGCACTGCCATTGGCAGTAGGAGAAAGGTAACAGAGGTTAGGAGATTCATATGGGAGACTTAATTTTCATTCCACAAATCCATTTCACTTACTAACACATAcgaaaaaaaatcaaggtccTCACACACTTTTGCAAACTACTTTGCCAAACAAGTCCAAAGATTATACGCGTAGTGAATAAGGAGGCTGCAGAAGGGGAGGGAATGACAGAGAGACTCAATTGGTACCTCAGTTTGGGAAAGACTAACAGTAAATGTGAACCAGGAGCCAGGCAGACCTTTGACTTCTGTAAAACACACCACACATATTTATAGCAAGTTGTACTCTCTTGGGGAAGGAGGTTAGGAAGAAGCTGCAGCTGACGTATGTTCTGGCTGAACCCAACAGTCAGACAGACCCCTACTAGACAAGACAACATCTGTGTCAAAAGGATAGAAATCCACCCCAGTAGGTAAAAAGCCTAACTGGCAGCTCTGTCCGTTCTTAAGTCCCCCATCAAAACCTGGTCtgctggaaatggaaaatattgaTGATTCTACAACTTTTTCATAGCGGCTGCTGGGTTCTGTTATGACCCTTTACAAGCTTTATACCACCTTCCACTGAACTTTATTAGCTCAGAACAAAGCGACATATACCAGTGATTAGACCCATgtgaagtggggaaaaaaacacacaaaactagTGCTACTTGCActgtttttttactgttttggcAACAACTTCCACATATTTTCCCataaaaaaacttttcttcttttattataCACATAATGTTAATGACTTTATAAATCAACGCTAGCAATCAGTAAAAGCAAGCTATGAACTTCTCCCTGTTGAAAGGCTGGTCAGAGTCTCAAGTTCCAATCTGTCTGTTTCTGGAGAAGGAAACTGATCTTCTCTTACCCACAGATCTATCCATTTCCAAAAACTTGTTCtgatgttttccttattttcttcagtaattcACGTGCTTCTTTACTAACAGAAGTTCATAAGTATagcttagaaaaaaaggaaattcattcTTCAGATACATTATTAGAAGTAATCAAACCAGAAATACTAACTTCAAGGATGGAGGAAATTCCATCCTTAAGTCTTAACACGGGTCTAATGAAATTCCTTCATGCCAGATGCGAGGAatttagcaaaaaaatatattctgaggctgaatcacagaattgttacggttggaaaagacctccaagatcatctggtccgaccatcaccctactaccaatgtcactcactaaatcatgtccctaagcaccatgtccaaccaTGCATCAAGTTTCATCCTTCTTTCAAATTAGGAGCAAATTAAAAACCCTTGCAAATCTGCTCCTGGATaaacattcttaaaaacaaacaaacaaaaaatctgaagcattaatttttaagtgtgtatatatacacacacacacacagttatGCCTTTCTGAAGGTAATTTACACTCAAGAAATCATTGAATTTCCAGGATTGATGGAAATCCTCCTCACATGACATCAGTCTCCCCTTATGCAACAGCAAGCACATCCAAAATTTTCTATGTTTCTTCCTCTAATaggttgtgtttttcttgtatcACATATTTACAGCTCTGCTCTTGATGTAGTACTAGGAACTAGACaattccctaaaaaaaaaaaaaaacacaacaagatTTCATCAAAATTCCCAATAGTCTGTCACAACCAGATCCTGAACTGAGGAATGAATTCCAAGTAGGCATTgagaaaatgcatatatttctttttgtaaagtTGCCAAGTCTTTCCCTGAGCTGTTATTATGGCTATGCATTATTAAAATTCTTTGTTTAAATTCTGGATTCCCCAATGAAGCACGTTTCAGATGGTACATCTCTATTAACCAAAGTAAATACACTGTTTTAATGTTTAACAAATCTACCTGTCCACTGCTACTTCTTGTTTAATTTGACTTTTTACACACaattttttaatcagtgtttaattcaaagaacaaataaacaataaaaccaagaaaaccaACCCACACAGCTGAAGAGCCTAATTCTGTTTACCTATTTATGAATTACTTAGTCACTTGGAAGAACCCTTCCCCATCACCATTCACTCCCTTCTGCTGGTAAAAATGCTCAGTTGGAAAGGAGACTGATAGCTCTGCTCTCGACTTCCTCAAGTAAAAAACGCATTACAACTGACAACGTTTTCCAACCTCCTTGCTCTCTCCCAAGTTTCCGTTTGGCAGCACTGAAGCTAACCAGGACCATAACTGTTTCTGTCTGCATGGAAAAGCTGGCCCTCAAGTCTTCCTCAGTAAGGTTTCCTAGGGTAAGAAGGAGActaaagcaggaagaaaggtAAAATTATGAAGACTTTCAGAGAATACGCTAAaatacaaggggaaaaaaaaaaaaaggagagagtgtttctttctcagaaaaacCAAGAACAGAATAGCATCAAAATAGAAAAGCATCTGGAACCAATGCTAGAAGCTAAATTGTGTTTTGCTATAGCTGGTATGCTATACTACCAACATGCTTGTTGGCAAATATTCCTCCCAACTCTGCCTAGTGCTTACTCTGGGCTTTAAAGAATGAGGACTTAAACCCTCCGCATAATTCTATCCACAAATatagcttttacatttttttccctaactgCCCTCAAATGctttgaaggaaacaaaagtaGGAAGACCTGAGCAGCCCAATCAACAGGTGAACACAAACTTCTATAAGTAGGagtttaaagaataaaattgttttgtatcTTCCtattattccattattttctaGGATACAGGCTAAATCTCTTCGCATCACTCCTTACTGGTTTCCCTACCAAGACATCCTTAATCTTtctaatgtcctttttgtatctgcaattattttcattgcccccttttttgatttttacagCAATAGCCTTTTTGAGGCAAAGcaatcaaatcaaaacattgtatttaaaataagaaaaaacatttatccCTATAATTACTTCCCGATGCAATCCATGTTCTCTCTGCATGAATTTTAATTGGCTCACCTTAAACCTGTTCCAAAACCAAGTGCAACACCTCctactgtcatttttttcttgcttagcTGCCAAAAGTTTGCAATTTAACCACAGTGAGAGATTCAATAACTTAATATTTACACCCAAAACGCACtaatataacagaaaaaagaCTTCTTTACACTctcaagttttgcttttaaagttaaaaaactCTGTTTCCAGCTGTATAAAAACATAGCTAGCATAGtgaagtgagaaaggaaaaaaaggtttaacTTCCCCCAGAATTTTCATTGTCAATTCAATACCGTGTATGTCGCACAAATGACATTCTGCATAAACCATAACTGTATAAAGACTTATGTTTGAACAGTCTACAGTCTACAACATATTTGATCCTGTTAGTGAATTATCACACAAACATTCCCTTTTGTGCATATGGAAAGAAATTATGTGAAACGCTTCATCACAATACGAAATAAATGATCTTACCAGCCTGCCGAGACACATTTCCTAACGTCATAGTTTAGGAACTGCAAGCAGAAAATATCCCAGAGTAGAACTTGCAATTTATTCTATGAACATTCATTCGCTGCTTGATAGTTCAATGTAAAAGCAagaattataaataaatgtgtgagATGAGAAAACCTTcaatattaaaatgagaaattctaCCCAAGGTTACACGAGATAAACTGTtctaaaaatttaaaagcaacaaattgTGCATTTCTTCCCCACCATCACTACTGCCTAAGCTTGCCCATTTCATTGCATGCTTTTTCCTCATGACAAACTGTGGGGTCAAAAAATAAGTTCTTTCTTAGTGGCTGCCTCTTTTGTGTgtatatgtttttaaacatattgCAAACCTGAAAGCATTCAATCCTTTCCTAAGACAGAGGTCAACTTTAATTCTATTCTGCCTCTTATCAAAGCTGACTTACAAAGGCAAGATCAGATAGCCCAGGAAATTGGTAATGAGATACAGTGGTTTTCGTCTCTAGGTCACTAATTCTAAATTGACCGAGGTCAACAGTAATCAAAAGTCATTAGCATTTAATGATCACTCAGTGCCCTGTGAGAAAGAAGCTAGTGATCTTAGTGCACTTTAGAGAAACCACCACTACAATTAGTACTCACATGCTGGCTATTTCAACAGGGAGATTGGGATCGGGTGACTAGAGCCAGGACTTCCCTTCCTATCTCACAGACAGATCTCCCTTATGTAGAGAAACCCTTATACTAATTTTAACTTCATTCGGAAACTcctctttttaaaactgaacagtTAAATTAATACAGGATCTACAAAGGGCAGGTAGAACGATGACTACTCCTGCTCCGTTACATCAGTGGTTCCCAGATGTCTTTGGTCTCCTACACGCAGGTCAGTACATATGCAAAATGATAAAGACAACTCCTCAGCGAGTCCTCACTTTTGAGAGCTGATGGCACTAGAGGAGTATCCACTCCATGAATAACCACAGGAGGAATGTCATCCAGTTGAATGTGCTAGTGTAGAATTCAAGGACTACTTTTTCACATGCAGATCACCTGTTTTCACGTCAAACCACTGTGTGGAAGTACCCTGGGGGACCTAAGAGGGAGGAGGATATTGCCAAGACCCACACAGTCACTGTTCTGCAGCCTGCAAGCTTCAGTCTGCTGAGACTGCCATGCTCTGAGGTGCTTCAAGTTCACAATGGAGCAACGttaagaaaaacac
The nucleotide sequence above comes from Aythya fuligula isolate bAytFul2 chromosome 3, bAytFul2.pri, whole genome shotgun sequence. Encoded proteins:
- the BTBD3 gene encoding BTB/POZ domain-containing protein 3 isoform X1, whose translation is MVDEKGKNMKCLTFFLMLPETVKNRSKKSSKKGNSSSSSSSSKLPPVCYEIITLKTKKKKKMAADIFPRKKPANTNTTAVQQYHQQNLNNNNTIPAPNWQGLYPTIRERNAVMFNNDLMADVHFVVGPPGGTQRLPGHKYVLAVGSSVFHAMFYGELAEDKDEIRIPDVEPAAFLAMLKYIYCDEIDLAADTVLATLYAAKKYIVPHLARACVNFLETSLSAKNACVLLSQSCLFEEPDLTQRCWEVIDAQAELALKSEGFCDIDFQTLESILRRETLNAKEIVVFEAALNWAEVECQRQELTATIENKRKVLGKALYLIRIPTMALDDFANGAAQSGILTLNETNDIFLWYTAAKKPELQFVSKPRKGLVPQRCHRFQSCAYRSNQWRYRGRCDSIQFAVDKRVFIAGFGLYGSSCGSAEYSAKIELKRQGVILGQNLSKYFSDGSSNTFPVWFEYPVQIEPDTFYTASVILDGNELSYFGQEGMTEVQCGKVTVQFQCSSDSTNGTGVQGGQIPELIFYA
- the BTBD3 gene encoding BTB/POZ domain-containing protein 3 isoform X2, whose protein sequence is MAADIFPRKKPANTNTTAVQQYHQQNLNNNNTIPAPNWQGLYPTIRERNAVMFNNDLMADVHFVVGPPGGTQRLPGHKYVLAVGSSVFHAMFYGELAEDKDEIRIPDVEPAAFLAMLKYIYCDEIDLAADTVLATLYAAKKYIVPHLARACVNFLETSLSAKNACVLLSQSCLFEEPDLTQRCWEVIDAQAELALKSEGFCDIDFQTLESILRRETLNAKEIVVFEAALNWAEVECQRQELTATIENKRKVLGKALYLIRIPTMALDDFANGAAQSGILTLNETNDIFLWYTAAKKPELQFVSKPRKGLVPQRCHRFQSCAYRSNQWRYRGRCDSIQFAVDKRVFIAGFGLYGSSCGSAEYSAKIELKRQGVILGQNLSKYFSDGSSNTFPVWFEYPVQIEPDTFYTASVILDGNELSYFGQEGMTEVQCGKVTVQFQCSSDSTNGTGVQGGQIPELIFYA